GGTTCCACCACTCGGTGCCCTACGCCGCCGACCTGTTCGGCGGTCCCCGCGCCAACGCCATGGAGCAGCTGTACCTCGGCTTCGCGCACCCGGAGCACCCCGGGCTGTGGGCGCCGGGCCTCATCGAGCTGAACTCGGGGGCGTTCGGAGCGATCGGGCAGCAGGCGCGGCTCATCGCCGCGGTGCTTTCCGACGAGGCGAAGGCCGCCGAATTCGCCCGTCGCGTCCGGGACAACGACGTCGACCTCAGCGGCGGCCTGAACATGGACGGCTCGGAGCGCCACCGCGGGTACGCCGACTCGCACGCGCTCCACGCCGCGCTGGCCGACGAGCTCGAGGCGCTGGGCCTCGACGCCCGCCGGGAACTGCTCGGCGGGCTCGCCGGCTAGGGGCGGCGGCCCCTGCGGTGCCGGGTCGGGGGCAGCGGGATATCCGAGCCCTCGGCCAGCACCGGATGCTCCTGCAGCGCCGGCTGCTCGAAGCTGACCCACTTCACGCCCGCGGAGTCGTGGCAGCCCTTCGGCAGCGGATCCGAGTAGAGCTCCTCGAACATGTCCTTCATCTCCGAGTGGACGTGCTTGCGGCGCAGCTTCAGGCTCGGCGTGAGCTCGTCGGCCTCGACGGTGAGCTCGCGGTCGAGGATGCGGAAGCGCTTGACCTGCTCCCACGAGTTGAGGCCCTCGTTGAGGCGGCCGAGCGACGCCTGCACCAGCGCCACGACCCGCGGGTCGCGCGTCATCTCGGCGAAGGTCGCCGGGGCGCCGCCGTTGCGTTCGCACCAATCGCGGGTGGCCTTTTCCTCGAGCACGACCATGCCGACCATGAACTTCTTGCCCTCGCCGTAGGTCACCAGCTCCATGGCGAGGGGGCACAGGCCCTTGAATTCCGACTCGATCGCCGCCGGCGCGATGTACTTGCCGTTGGAGGACTTGTACAGGGACTTCTTGCGGTCCGTGATGTAGACGAAGCCGCGGTCGTCCTTGCGGGCGATGTCGCCGGTGCGCAGGAAGCCGTCGCCGGGCAGCGACTCGGCGGTCGCGTCCTCCCGGTTGTGGTAGCCGTTCATGTTCCACGGGCTCTTCAGCAGCAGCTCGCCGTCCTCGGCGATCCTGTCCTCCACGCCGGGGAACGGCCAGCCGATGGTGCCGATGCGGTAGGCCTCCAGCCGCGTGATGTGGGTGATGCAGCCCTCGGTGAGGCCGAACCCTTCGGCGATGGGCATGCCGACCGACAGGTACCACTTGGTGATGTCCTGGTTGATCGGCGCCGAGCCGGAGATGAACATGCGCACGTTCCCGCCGAGGGCCGCCCGGATCTTCGACAGCACGACCTTGTCGGCGATGCCCAGGCGGAATTTCAGCCACCCCGGCACCTCCTTGCCGGCCAGCCGCAGCTCGGTGGCCTCCATGGCCAGCCGCATGCTGACCTTGCCCAGCTTGGCCTTGACTCCGTTGCCCTCGAACTGGGCGTGGATGGCGGAGTAGGCCTTCTCGAAGATGCGGGGCGCGCCGCCCATGACGGTCGGCTTGATCTCCTGGAGGTTCTCCACGATCTTGTCGATGCGCCCGTCGATGGCGGTGGTGATGCCCGTGTTGATGGACACGTACAGCAGGAACCGCCCCATCAGGTGCGCGAGCGGCAGCCACAGGAAGTGGACGTCGGTTTCGTAGATGTTCGGCGTCGACGTCACGGCGGCGACGTTGTTCATCCACGCGCCGTGGGTGATGATCGCGCCCTTCGGCTTGCCCGTGGTGCCGGACGTGTACTGGAAGGTGGCGATGGTGTCGGGGGTGATGCCGTCGATGGCGCGCCGGACCACGTGGGGCTCGTGGTCGAGCAGCTCGCGGCCCTGCGCCATCAGGTCGGACAGCGGCGACACCCAGTCGAGGATGTCCTCGGCGGTGAGCCCGCCCGGGGCGTTGACGGCCTGCGTCTGCGCGGACCAGCCCGGGTCGATGACGTAGACGTGCTCGACGTTCGGGATCGCATCGCGGATGTCCAGCAGCTTGGCCACCTGCCCGCCGTCTTCGGCGATGACCATGCGCGAGCCGGAGTCGTTGATGATGAACTCGATGTCGCCGGGCACCGACGTCGGGTAGATGGCCACGGAGTTGACGCCGATGGACATCAGCGCCATGTCCGAGTTGACCCAGTGCATGCCGGTGCCGGAGATGAGCGCGGCGGCGTCGCCTTTGGCCAGGCCCGCGGCGAGGAGCCCCGCCGACTGTTCCTCGACGATGCGCCGGAACCCTTCCCAGGTGACGGAGGTCCATTCGTCGTCGGCGTCGCGGAACCGCCAGGCGGTGCGATCCGGGGTGGCGGCCGCGCGGCGCAGGACCATCGCGCCGACGCTGGGGGCCGGGTTGTCCAGGACCTCGCGGTCGATGGGTTCGTCGGCGGGCGTGGCGTACCCGTCGATCGACCATCCGGTGCCGGCGCCGGACCGCGCCTTCGGCAGGCCGATGGTGCTGACGGGCGGGGGGCTGAGGTCGTTCTGCGGGTTGTTCATCGTTCACCTTTCTCGGATGTTTTCGGTGGTGGGAGTGCCTCCCCGTCACTTTTGAGTGACGTGAATCACGTTGGTGTCAATCGTATGCACGCGCGTTGTTTCCGTGGGGAAGATTTTTCGCATTGTGTCCGGGTCGTGTCCTTTCGCCCCGCGTTTTTCCCGGGGCCGGCGGGGCTACCCCCGTAGCCGGGGGTGGGGGCCGATACCCCCATTCCGTTAATCGCGATTAACGGAAAAATGGCACATTGGCGCTGGTTGCCGCATCGCAACGGTGTTCCAGGTCACATGCGGGCCGGTGATCGCCCCGCTTTCCGGTGATTTTCGCCATAGTTTCGGTTGGCAAGTGTCGGGGGTCACAGTAGAGTTTCGCCGCAGAGAGTTAATGGGCATTAACGCACTGCGGTGCCCGCCGCCCCAACCCCATGGAGAACGACATGTCGGACCCCACCAACCGCGAGAAGCACGAGGCCCTGGTCGCGGATCTGCGCGACCTGCTCGCCCGCACCGCCGAGGGCGGCCCCGAGAAGGCGCGCCGGCGCCACGTGGACCGCGGCAAGCTGCTCCCGCGCCAGCGCATCACCGAGCTGCTGGACCCGGGCAGCCCCTTCCTCGAGGTCGCGCCGATCGCCGCGCACGACATGTACGGGGGCAAGGTCCCGGCGGCGGGCGTCGTCGCGGGCATCGGGCTCGTGGAGGGCCGCCGCTGCATGATCGTGGCCAACGACGCCACGGTCTCCGGCGGCACCTACTACCCGATGACGGTGAAGAAGCACCTCCGCGCGCAGGAGATCGCCGACGCCAACCGCCTGCCCTGCATCTACCTGGTCGATTCCGGCGGCGCGATGCTGCTCAACCAGGACGAGGTCTTCCCGGACCGCGACCACTTCGGCCGCATCTTCTATAACCAGGCGAACCTGTCCAAGAAGGGCATCCCGCAGATCTCGGCGGTCCTGGGCTCCTGCACGGCGGGCGGCGCGTACGTCCCGGCGATGTCCGACGAGGCGGTGATCGTCAAGGAGCAGGGCACCATCTTCCTGGCGGGCCCGCCGCTGGTGAAGGCGGCGACCGGCGAGGACGTCACGCCCGAGGAGCTCGGCGGCGGCGATCTGCACTCCAAGACCTCCGGCGTCACCGACCACCTCGCGTTGGACGACGCGGATGCGCTGCACCGCGTCCGCGCGATCGTCGACACGCTTCCGCTTGCCGACGACGCACCGTGGGAGGTCCGCGAGACCCGGGATCCGCTGCGCGAGCAGACCGACCTCTACGACATCGTGCCCGTCGACGCCCGACAGCCCTACGACGTCCGCGAGGTCATCGAGACCATCGTCGACGCCGGCGAGTACCGCGAGTTCAAGGCGGAGTTCGGCACCACGCTGGTCACCGCCTTCGCCCGCATCCACGGCCACCCGGTCGGCATCATCGCCAACAACGGCATCCTCTTCGCGGAGTCCGCGCAGAAGGGCGCGCACTTCATCGAGCTGTGCGACCAGCGCGGCATCCCCCTGGTGTTCCTGCAGAACACCACGGGCTTCATGGTCGGCCGCGAGTACGAGGCCGGGGGCATCGCCAAGCACGGCGCGAAGATGGTCAACGCGGTGGCCACCACCCGCGTGCCCAAGTTCACCGTGGTCATCGGCGGCGCGTTCGGCGCCGGCAACTACTCGATGTGCGGCCGCGCGTACTCGCCCCGCTTCCTGTGGATGTGGCCCAACGCCCGCGTCGCCGTGATGGGCGGCCCCCAGGCGGCCATGACCCTGTCGACGGTCCGCCGCAACCAGATCGAGCGCTCCGGCGGCGAATGGTCGGCCGAGGAGCAGGAGGCCTTCGAGGCCCCCGTCCGCGAGCAGTTCGAGGAGCAGTCGCACTGCTACTACTCGTCGGCCCGCCTGTGGGACGACGGCGTCATCGATCCCGCGGACACCCGCCGCATCCTCGGCCTGGCCCTCGAGGTCGCCGGCGGCGCCCCGCTCGACGATGCCGGCTACGGCGTCTTCCGCATGTAACCCGAACCGACAGCACAGAGAGGAGAGAAGCCCATGACCACCGCCACCGCCACCACCGCCCCCGGCGCGGAGACCATCAACACGGTGCTCGTCGCCAACCGCGGCGAGATCGCCTGCCGCGTGATCCGCACCCTTCGCGAACAGGGGGTCCGCTCCGTCGCCGTTTATTCCGACGCCGACGCCGACGCCCCCCACGTCCGCCTGGCCGACGTCGCCGTCCACATCGGCCCGTCGCCGGCGCGGGAGTCCTACCTGGTCATCGACCGCATCCTGGATGCGGCCCGCCGCACCGGCGCGCAGGCCATCCACCCCGGCTACGGCTTCCTGTCCGAGAACGCGGCGTTCGCCCGCGCCTGCGAGGATGCCGGCATCATCTTCATGGGGCCGCCCGCCTCGGCGATCGAGACGATGGGCGACAAGATCTCCGCGCGGGCGACCGTCGAAAAGCGCGACGTGCCCACCGTGCCCGGCATCTCCCGCCCCGGCCTGACGGACGAGGAGCTCATCGACGCCGCGCCGGGCATCGGGTTCCCGGTGCTGATCAAGCCGTCCGCCGGCGGCGGCGGCAAGGGCATGCACCGCGTCGAGCGCATCGAGGACCTGCCCGACGCGCTGGTCACCGCCCGCCGCGAGGCCGCCGGCGCCTTCGGCGACGATTCGCTGTTCATCGAGCACTTCGTGGACACCCCGCGCCACATCGAGGTGCAGGTGCTGGCGGATGCGCACGGCAACGTCATCCACCTCGGCGAGCGCGAGTGCTCGCTGCAGCGCCGGCACCAGAAGGTCATCGAGGAGGCGCCGAGCCCGCTTCTCGACGAAACCGTCCGCGCCCGGATCGGCGAGGCGGCCTGCGACGCCGCCCGCTCCTGCGGTTACGTCGGCGCCGGCACCGTCGAGTTCATCGTCCCCGCCGCCGACCCGGACAAGTTCTACTTCATGGAGATGAACACCCGCCTCCAGGTCGAGCACCCCGTCACCGAGGAGGTCACCGGTCTGGACCTGGTGGCCCTGCAGCTGGCCATCGCCCGCGGGGCGGAGCTGCCCATCACGCAGGACGACGTCACCATGACCGGCCACTCCATCGAGGCCCGCGTCTACGCCGAGGACCCGGCCGCCGGATTCCTGCCCACCGGCGGCACCGTCACCCGCGTGGTCGAGCCCTCCGGCCCGGGCGTGCGCGTCGACTCCGGCATCGCCGACGGCGCCGAGGTCACGTCCCTGTACGACCCGATGCTGATGAAGGTCATCGTCCACGGCGCCGACCGCGCCGAGGCCCTCGACCGGCTGGTCCGGGCGCTGGCCAACACCGTCGTCGCCGGCGTCGGCGTCAACGTCGACTTCTGCCGCTACCTGCTCGCGGTGCCCGAGGTGGCCTCCGGCGACCTGGACACCGGCCTGCTCGACCGGGTCGCCGGGGACTACGCCGACTTCGAGGTGCCCGACCAGGCCCTGGTCGCCGCCGCCATGGCGTGGCTGGCCGGCCGCTGGCCCGAGGGCCCGGCCTCGCCGTGGGCCGTGCCGGACGCCTGGCGCTCCGGCCGGCCGGGCACCCAGCGCCTGCGCCTGGGCACCACCAACGGCTCCCGCCTCATCGCGGTGTCCGGCACCCCCTCCGGCGCGACGGTCACCGTCGACGCGCGGGTCGCGGGCATCAGCGAACCCGCCGAAGGCGAAGACGCCCCCGAGCCCCGCGACCACTCCTCGGCCATCCACCGCGACGGCGACCTGTGGCGCGTCGACTGCGACGGCATCGCCCGCCACTGGCAGGTGGAGACCGTGGCCAGCCGGCGCGGCACCGACGTCATCGTCTCCTCCGACGAGGGCACCTGGGTGCTGCACCGCGAAAACGTGGTCCGCTCCGCCGCCGACGACGACGGCTCCGGCGACGGCACGCTGAGCTCGCCCATGCCGGGCACGGTCATCGCGCTGTCCGCGGCCGACGGCGACCGCGTCGAAGCCGGCGACCCGGTCCTGGTCGTGGAGGCCATGAAGATGGAGCACACGCTCCGCGCCCCCGCCGCCGGCGTCGTCGAATACCACGTCGCCGAAGGCGCCCAGGTCTCCTCCGAAATCGCCCTGGCCACCGTCACGCCCGACGAAGACTGATCTCTCAACAAGCACCCGCCCTCAACAAGCACCCGCCCTCACAAAGCACCCCGACAACAAGGAGCCACCATGACCGACGTCAACACCGCCGATCTGCCCGCCGAATACCGCGAGCTGCAGACCGTCGTCCGCGAGTTCGCCAACGAGGTCGTCGACCCCGTCGCCTACGAGCACGACCGCAACCACACGTTCCCCTACGAGGTCGTCGCGCAGATGGGCGAGATGGGCCTGTTCGGCCTGCCCTTCTCCGAGGAGTACGGCGGCATGGGCGGCGATTATCTTTCGCTGGGCATCGCCCTGGAGGAGCTGGCCAAGGTCGACCAGTCGGTCGCGATCACCCTGGAGGCCGGCGTGGGCCTCGGCGCCTCGCCGATCTACCACTTCGGCAACGAGGAGCAGAAGCAAAAGTGGCTGCCGGACCTCACCGCGGGCAAGGCGCTGGCGGGCTTCGGCCTCACGGAGCCCGACGCCGGCTCCGACGCGGGCGCCACCCGCACCGTCGCGCGCGAGGACGGCGGGGACTTCGTCATCAACGGCTCGAAGCAGTTCATCACCAACTCCGGCACGGACATCACTTCGCTGGTCACCGTCACCGCCGTCACCGGCGAGAAGGAGAACGGCAAGAAGGAGATCTCCACGATCATCGTGCCCGCCGACTCCGAGGGCTTCGTCGCCGAGCCGGCGTACGACAAGGTCGGCTGGAACGCCTCCGACACGCACCCGCTGACCTTCACCGACGTCCGCGTCCCGCAGGAGAACCTGCTGGGCACCCGCGGCCGCGGCTTCGCGAACTTCCTGTCCACCCTGGCCGAGGGCCGCGTCGCCATCGCCGCGCTGGCCACCGGCGCCGCGCAGGGCTGCGTCGACGAGTCGGTGAAGTACGCCAAGGAGCGCCACTCGATGGGCCGCGCGATCGCCGAGTACCAGGCGATCTCGTTCAAGATCGCCCGCATGGAGGCCCGCGCCCACGCCGCCCGCATGGCCTGGTACGACGCCGCAGCGAAGATGGTGAAGGGCAAGGAGTTCCGCCGCGAGGCGTACATCGCCAAGCTCATCTCCTCCGAGGCCGCGATGGACAACGCCCGTGACGCCACGCAGATCCACGGCGGCTACGGCTTCATGAACGAGTACCGCGTCTCGCGCCACTACCGCGACTCCAAGATCCTGGAGATCGGCGAGGGCACCACCGAGGTGCAGCTGATGCTGATCGCCCGCGGACTGGGCCTGTAGGGGAGGGGAGCCATGACGGACAACGACGGAATCGTCCAGCGCGGCCTCTGGTTCGACGAGTACGAGGAGGGCGCCCGCTACCTGCACCGCCCCGGCCGCACCGTCACCGAGACCGACGACGTCCTGTTCACCACGCTGACCATGAACACCCAGCCGCTGCATCTCGACGCCCACTGGTCGTCGCAGCAGCCGGGTTTCGGGGGCAAGCGCCTGGTCAATTCGATGTGGACCCTGTCGACGG
This genomic stretch from Corynebacterium hansenii harbors:
- a CDS encoding AMP-dependent synthetase/ligase, which translates into the protein MNNPQNDLSPPPVSTIGLPKARSGAGTGWSIDGYATPADEPIDREVLDNPAPSVGAMVLRRAAATPDRTAWRFRDADDEWTSVTWEGFRRIVEEQSAGLLAAGLAKGDAAALISGTGMHWVNSDMALMSIGVNSVAIYPTSVPGDIEFIINDSGSRMVIAEDGGQVAKLLDIRDAIPNVEHVYVIDPGWSAQTQAVNAPGGLTAEDILDWVSPLSDLMAQGRELLDHEPHVVRRAIDGITPDTIATFQYTSGTTGKPKGAIITHGAWMNNVAAVTSTPNIYETDVHFLWLPLAHLMGRFLLYVSINTGITTAIDGRIDKIVENLQEIKPTVMGGAPRIFEKAYSAIHAQFEGNGVKAKLGKVSMRLAMEATELRLAGKEVPGWLKFRLGIADKVVLSKIRAALGGNVRMFISGSAPINQDITKWYLSVGMPIAEGFGLTEGCITHITRLEAYRIGTIGWPFPGVEDRIAEDGELLLKSPWNMNGYHNREDATAESLPGDGFLRTGDIARKDDRGFVYITDRKKSLYKSSNGKYIAPAAIESEFKGLCPLAMELVTYGEGKKFMVGMVVLEEKATRDWCERNGGAPATFAEMTRDPRVVALVQASLGRLNEGLNSWEQVKRFRILDRELTVEADELTPSLKLRRKHVHSEMKDMFEELYSDPLPKGCHDSAGVKWVSFEQPALQEHPVLAEGSDIPLPPTRHRRGRRP
- a CDS encoding carboxyl transferase domain-containing protein produces the protein MSDPTNREKHEALVADLRDLLARTAEGGPEKARRRHVDRGKLLPRQRITELLDPGSPFLEVAPIAAHDMYGGKVPAAGVVAGIGLVEGRRCMIVANDATVSGGTYYPMTVKKHLRAQEIADANRLPCIYLVDSGGAMLLNQDEVFPDRDHFGRIFYNQANLSKKGIPQISAVLGSCTAGGAYVPAMSDEAVIVKEQGTIFLAGPPLVKAATGEDVTPEELGGGDLHSKTSGVTDHLALDDADALHRVRAIVDTLPLADDAPWEVRETRDPLREQTDLYDIVPVDARQPYDVREVIETIVDAGEYREFKAEFGTTLVTAFARIHGHPVGIIANNGILFAESAQKGAHFIELCDQRGIPLVFLQNTTGFMVGREYEAGGIAKHGAKMVNAVATTRVPKFTVVIGGAFGAGNYSMCGRAYSPRFLWMWPNARVAVMGGPQAAMTLSTVRRNQIERSGGEWSAEEQEAFEAPVREQFEEQSHCYYSSARLWDDGVIDPADTRRILGLALEVAGGAPLDDAGYGVFRM
- a CDS encoding acetyl-CoA carboxylase biotin carboxylase subunit, with product MTTATATTAPGAETINTVLVANRGEIACRVIRTLREQGVRSVAVYSDADADAPHVRLADVAVHIGPSPARESYLVIDRILDAARRTGAQAIHPGYGFLSENAAFARACEDAGIIFMGPPASAIETMGDKISARATVEKRDVPTVPGISRPGLTDEELIDAAPGIGFPVLIKPSAGGGGKGMHRVERIEDLPDALVTARREAAGAFGDDSLFIEHFVDTPRHIEVQVLADAHGNVIHLGERECSLQRRHQKVIEEAPSPLLDETVRARIGEAACDAARSCGYVGAGTVEFIVPAADPDKFYFMEMNTRLQVEHPVTEEVTGLDLVALQLAIARGAELPITQDDVTMTGHSIEARVYAEDPAAGFLPTGGTVTRVVEPSGPGVRVDSGIADGAEVTSLYDPMLMKVIVHGADRAEALDRLVRALANTVVAGVGVNVDFCRYLLAVPEVASGDLDTGLLDRVAGDYADFEVPDQALVAAAMAWLAGRWPEGPASPWAVPDAWRSGRPGTQRLRLGTTNGSRLIAVSGTPSGATVTVDARVAGISEPAEGEDAPEPRDHSSAIHRDGDLWRVDCDGIARHWQVETVASRRGTDVIVSSDEGTWVLHRENVVRSAADDDGSGDGTLSSPMPGTVIALSAADGDRVEAGDPVLVVEAMKMEHTLRAPAAGVVEYHVAEGAQVSSEIALATVTPDED
- a CDS encoding acyl-CoA dehydrogenase family protein; its protein translation is MTDVNTADLPAEYRELQTVVREFANEVVDPVAYEHDRNHTFPYEVVAQMGEMGLFGLPFSEEYGGMGGDYLSLGIALEELAKVDQSVAITLEAGVGLGASPIYHFGNEEQKQKWLPDLTAGKALAGFGLTEPDAGSDAGATRTVAREDGGDFVINGSKQFITNSGTDITSLVTVTAVTGEKENGKKEISTIIVPADSEGFVAEPAYDKVGWNASDTHPLTFTDVRVPQENLLGTRGRGFANFLSTLAEGRVAIAALATGAAQGCVDESVKYAKERHSMGRAIAEYQAISFKIARMEARAHAARMAWYDAAAKMVKGKEFRREAYIAKLISSEAAMDNARDATQIHGGYGFMNEYRVSRHYRDSKILEIGEGTTEVQLMLIARGLGL